Sequence from the Polypterus senegalus isolate Bchr_013 chromosome 3, ASM1683550v1, whole genome shotgun sequence genome:
AATAAACATGACTACACAATGAATTATCCACCATTCTACATAATGACTTAGTCTACATACGCCATCACACAAACTTGTTACAATATCAGCCCCTGTAAAGTAAAGAAATGTTAATGTGTACAGAATCATAAAGAaccagcagagtaaaatccaAATACCCATTCTATTATTAGTTACTTTAATGCTGTAAAAAAATGGCTCATACACAGCAAGGTAGCGGTCAACTGATATGTTCACCATGTTTGCAACAGAAACTGCATTTAGAATATATGCATAAGTGAGATAGGAAGAGCAAAATGTCTTAAAATACCAGCAATTTTCTATAGCTGCAGAAAACTGGAAAGGCATCACAAAGAAGCCAATTAAGAAATCTGCTGCAGCTAAAGACACAACAAGTAAGTTTGAAGGTGTATGAAGCTGCTTGAAATGAGAGACTGAAATAATCACAAGAAGGTTTCCACAGATTGTTACTGTTGTTACAAaacctgcaaaaatgtaaagaaataaatagagTTCTGGTTTCAAAAAACGTCTAAAGCAGGATGCATTATTGTTAGGATAGCAGTAATCCAATCCAAAGTCCTTTGGTCTCATTTtgtttcttggattttttttccaacGATATATCAATTGATTCAGAACTGAAATTGTGTAAACAGATGTTTAGAATATGGTTATTTATATAAAAGGCACTGGCAGAATATTGCTCTGTGGTTACCCTTAGAGGAATGCAAGGTCTCCTGTGACAGGGCATTCCTTATCCATTTCACAATTGCTTAGTAagcatcaaattttaaaaatgactccATGGTGCCA
This genomic interval carries:
- the LOC120526552 gene encoding trace amine-associated receptor 8b-like, which codes for MRPKDFGLDYCYPNNNASCFRRFLKPELYLFLYIFAGFVTTVTICGNLLVIISVSHFKQLHTPSNLLVVSLAAADFLIGFFVMPFQFSAAIENCWYFKTFCSSYLTYAYILNAVSVANMVNISVDRYLAVYEPFFYSIKVTNNRMGIWILLCWFFMILYTLTFLYFTGADIVTSLCDGVCRLSHYVEWWIIHCVVMFILPFTLMICFYARVFIVAKTHAQAITDMLQKIKSIDRTKCFVTTVTICGNLLVIISVSHFKQLHTPSNLLVVSLAAADFLIGFFAMPFQFSAAIENCWTGYSILVERPLFEDSALNVYTDDGRLGIIGKKGIQA